Genomic segment of Oceaniferula flava:
ATCATCGCCTTGGTAAAGGCATAGCCGTCGCGGCAGATGTCCATGCGTGGATTGAACTCCCGCCAGACGTTGATGGCATTGGCAAAGTCGAGGTCGTCGCGCGAGAAGGCCTCGATGTAATACCAGCCATCGTAACCGGTCTTGGCAATGCTTCCGAAGACCTCGTCCCAGGCGACGTTGCCGCTGCCGGGTGTGCCCCGGTCGTTTTCACTGATGTGCACGTGAGTCATCACCGGCGCGATGGTTTCGATGGCGTCGGCGAAGGATTTCTCCTCGATGTTCGCGTGGTGCGGATCGAACATGCCGCGCAAGTTCGGGTGATCGACCATGTCCACCAGCTTCTTCAGCTGCGCCATGGTGTTGACCAGATAACATTCGAATCGGTTCAGCGCCTCAGGCGTCAGCGTGATGCCTGCCTGAGCTGCGTGTTCGGCGGCGGCATGCAGCACCTCGGCACTGCGCTTGTATTCCTCTTCCTGGGGAGAATTGCGCGAGAAGGTGGCGAAGGCAGAGTGGAATGGCCCGCAGATGTTTTTGCCTCCTGCGGCATGCATGTTGTCGATGGCCTCCTTGATCTTATCCAGCCCGGCCTGACGCACCGCGGCGTCCTCGGAGATCGGGTTCTGCTCGGCCCCCAGGCCAAGACAGCCGTTCACTTCGAGGTCGATGGATTTCAAAAAGGCACCCACCTCCTCGTAGTTCGCGCGCTCCGGCTCAGCGAGGAAGATCTCGATCCCGTCGTATCCGATTTCCTTGAGTTTTTCAATATCGGCAAAGTGCTCACTGGTCACGTTGGTGGACCAGAGATGCATGTTCATTCCTATTTTCATAAAGACTGTGTTAGAGAAGGTTAGCTATCGTTTTAGCGCCTACAGGCCGTTCACCTGCTGCATGGTGCCGAGGATCGTATTCCAGGTCTCCTGCTTGAGCAATACCTCATTGGAAAACATGCAGCCGTCCCAGCAAATGTGCTGAATTTCCTCACGCTGCTTGCCATTTTCATCCAGCAGCCAGTAGCCAGAACAGCGCGGCACATCGAGCTTGCCATTCGGATCATCGGCGGGGCAGTGGCGGCCTGTTTTATCGTGCGATCCTGAACCGTGCACCGTGCCATCGTTCTGCGCCACGTGGAAATCGTAAGTCCACGGGCGAAGTTTGTCGGTCATCGCTTGGTAGGCCGACCAGAATTCATCGTCACTGTGGGAGTCGCTCAGCAGAGCATGCTCAGGGGCATTATACCCCAGCAGGTAGAGGTAGGTGTGTGCCAGGTCCGCCTGGAATCCCACCCGGCCCGGCATGCCGGTCTCTTCCAGCAGGTCGAGCATGTCCTTCCACGAGTGCATGCCGCCCCAGCAAATCTCGCCCTCAGCCACCAGCACCTCGTCGTGGTCCGCCGCCACCTTGCCACATTCCTGGAAGGTCTTGGCCATCAGTCGGGTATTCGCCGCCGGATTGTCGGCCCAGTCTTTCACCCCCACGGCGGAGTCAATCCGGATCGATCCGTAACTGCGCACACCGTGCTCTCTCAGGATGCCGGTATAACGACAGGCCTTGGCCACGGAACCGACAAAGCGTGCGCGCTCCTCGCGGCCACCAATCGAGCTGCCACCGCCCGTTTCCTGCCAGATCGGAGCCACCACGGTGCCGACCTTCAGGTTCTTCTCGGCAATGCTGTCGGCCAATTTTCTGATCTCATCCTCGGGAGCATCGATGTCCAAGTGTGGGAAATAGAGGAACATATCGATGCCGTCATATCCGCCACCGTTGACCTCGGCCGCAGCCGTCATGCCTAACATTTTCTCGAAGGAAATAGGCGGTTCGGCCGATCCCTCTTCCTTACCGACCAATCCAGGCCACATCGCGTTGTGTAATTTCCAGCTCATGATTTTGTGATTTTTCCGACCTCGGGAAGCATTCCAAACGATCTCCCGAAGAAGTGATGCATCATCCGCCAAGCCCTCCGTTAGCTCAAACAAAAAAAGCCCGGATCGTTAGTCCGGACTTTGGTCTGCTTCGCGCCACGACACCCCACTCGATCCGCCTGCTGGCAGCTGGTCAGCGGCGCCTATTTCCCACGGTCATGAAAAAGTCGCCACCTGGTGATGTTTTGGCAGTGATTCGGTTAGAATTTGCACTAAAAAGCCTTCGCAACGTTGCCATGCACGAACCGCCATGCCTCCGCAGATCATGACTTAGCACCGTCATTCAGTAAGATGAACATCAACAAGTTGTCAGGCTGCGGGGGCATGGCACATGCCATAGCCCAGCCAGCTCCACAGCCAAAACCGTCACCATGATCAGCCTATTCATCGGCATCGACCGCTCGGACAAATGCATCGATGTCCACCTGCTCGACCAACAGGGCAACGACCACAGTCACGCCCAAATCCTGACCGACCCGCACTCGCTCACCGCTTGGGCCAACGAGATCCTCGATCTGCTACCGGCAGGCACCAGCGCCGCCCTCTGCATCGAGCAACCGTGTATCAACCTCACCGGATTTTTCCGTCGATTCCCCTCGTTCAAGCTCTACCTGATCAACCCGATGATCCTCAAACGCTACCGGGAAACATTCAACATCTCCAAGGCCAAGGACGATAAAAAAGACGCCCACCACCTCGCGAAGTTGCTCTTCGAGAAACACAACGTATTGAAACCCTGGCACGCGGGCGATCCCACTGCCGCCAAGCTCGCCGTGCTCACCGAGAAGCGCAGGCAACTCGTCGTGCAACGTGGCAGCATCTCCAACAAATTGATCCAGCTGCTCAAGGACTACTACCCCCAGGCCTTCGAGCTCTACGGCAAAACCATCTACGCTCCACTCGCTTGCGCCTTTTTAAAAAAGTGGCCATCACTGCAAGCCATCCAAAAAGCCACGCCGGCATCCATTGAACGCTTCTACATCCAGCACTCGAGCCGCCGACCCTATCTGATCGAGAGACGCCTCAAGCTCATCGACCAAGCCATCTCCATCACCGACGACCCCAGCATCATCGAGCCCTACTCAGCTCTCACGGTCGCCTTCGCCGAGCAGCTCAGCACCATCAGCAAAAACATCCAGGCTTTCGACAAGATGATCAGCGCAACCGTCGACTCCCACCCGGACGCCTACATTTTCCAATCGCTGCCCGGAGCTGGCGACCAGTTAAGCGCGCGCCTGCTCGCCTTTTTCGGCAACGACCGCAGCAAATACCGCAACGTCAACGCGGTGCTCGACCACAGTGGCATCTCGCCCGTCACCAAGCAAAGCGGCCAGCACCGGGTGGTGCACCGGCGTTATTCCTGCCCCAAGTTTGCCCACCAAACATTCGTCGAATGGGCCGGACAAACGATCAATAAGTCCACCTAGGCCAAGGCCTACCAACGGCAGCAAAAAGCCAAAGGACAAGCGCACAATGCCATCCTCCGCGGCCTGGCATACAAGTGGATTCGCATCGTCTACCGCTGCTGGCAAAACCACCAATGCTACGATGAACAGCACTACCAAATGGCATTGCGCAAATCAGGCAGTCCGCTAAGCGCAATCATCGACGCGATCCACCTCGAACAAGCCAACGCCGAGGCGCAGGAAAATAGCGGCCCCGTCAGCGAATGAGAGAGACGAGTCGGACGGCGGCCATTTTGATAGAAACCGGAACTCGAGACCGTCCGACATGATTTTTCTAATCATCTCCGCTTGCTGCAATCGATGCACAATCGACAGCCACGCAAGCAGCCATCATTTTTATTTCCGCGAGCTCCTCAACGCCAGCCCAAGAGCTCCGAGGGCGAGCATGAGAAACGACGAAGAAGCTGAGGGTCGCCGAACTCACCGTCTCGTGAGACCACTGATGTCAAATTGCAGATCACCACTACGCGTACAACGACCGGAGCTGTCACCGTCATAGTAATAGCCGGCTCCAAAGGTCACGCTAGTGGCATTATAATAATCATCAATGGAACTATTCACGACTTGGTGACATCCATCACCTGCGGAAAGTGCCACATCTGAGCATTGATCAGATGGCAGAATCTTGAGCACCTCGACAGAGCCCCAGCAACGAGGCGAATAACCTGGCGTCAAAACTTCAGGCCCAAGAAAAGTAGGACGCCGGAGAATGTCGCCTAGACGCGCTTGACCGGTCTGTTTGGTATTCTGCTAGCCTGATGGAATAGGCCTACCATCTTCTACCTGATACCAAACACGAACCACCTGAAACCAATGCGTCGACATCTCCCCTGATGCACGTAAATGAGAATCGTTCCTACCCTCCTCGAGGTCGATATTCGGCAACACGACAGTCTCAATATTGATCGGCTCAATCTTGTTCCGGGCAACCCACTCATTCACTTTCGGCATGACCTCAGAGATCCCATCATAGTTGGACACCGTCATAAACAGAACCTTCTCCTGACCTGTGATGGCAGGCCTAAAATCTTTGAAATAAATCATTTTTAGTTTTGATGACCGAAAAAAGAGTTCAACCGCCGGTGGCTCAAGGAACGAAAACCTAGAAGGCTCTCAACTGTCAAATGTCTCGCCACAACGAACGGATAACGGTCGCCAGCAATGGATGGTTTGGCAAGTTTATCGATCTGCATACCAATTCTCCCAAGCACTGACATCGCCACCGAACTTCTCACCAGAGATAGTCTCTAGAGCGTCGATGCAATGTGACCTGCTACACATCTGCGTGTCTCCAAGTCTATTCAACCCATCGATAAGGTAAGGAATCGAAGTATCGTCTCCCACCTCGATTAGCCGAAGGTAGGCATCATGATGATCTCTCCAACGAATGCAGTCATGACACAGATCTCGCCATTCAGTCTGCGAAAGAGAACTGTCTCCCATCTGTGCCTTATCCGATTCCGCCGCAAACCGAAGATGTGGCCGAAATAACTGGAAGAATACGAGCAGACCGATAACAGCCAAAACGAGCACAAGAGATAATACCGTGTAAGAAATATGCTTGGCTCTTTTCTTCATGATTATACCGAACGTAGAAGTCTGCCGCAGCGTGTAGAACGATGATGATCCGGCTTGTTCTGCTAGTTGTTACTTACGAATTATTTCGACCTGATAATCTGAATTACTAAAGTCAATACGATCTCCATCAAAAACAACCTTCCAGTTATCTTCAAGTTTAGCATCTATGAGCCAAATTCCAGAAGCTTGATCTGCATGAGTGTAGGAATAGCCTAACCATGAATGATATACACCTATGGGATCTGCTACCATTTGACGGCGTGGTGAAAATACAAACCATGAATACCTCCCTTCAGAATTATCCTCGAGATGGATATAATAAACATCTTCCATCTTCATCGGCTTGAATAACTTAGCTTCAACAGCCTGACCATCAACTGTGGCTATCACTGAGAAATCATTATTCGCTACAAATGGTCTCCTATTAGCGTGAAATGCATAAATAAGAACAAAGCTGATAACAGTGCATACCGCAATTATGACTTTTTTACATGGGTTGCGTTTCATTTTTTGCAGAACGTAGAGGTCTGCCGCAGCGTGTAGAACGTGAGCAAACCGAGTGTAT
This window contains:
- a CDS encoding sugar phosphate isomerase/epimerase family protein, translating into MHLWSTNVTSEHFADIEKLKEIGYDGIEIFLAEPERANYEEVGAFLKSIDLEVNGCLGLGAEQNPISEDAAVRQAGLDKIKEAIDNMHAAGGKNICGPFHSAFATFSRNSPQEEEYKRSAEVLHAAAEHAAQAGITLTPEALNRFECYLVNTMAQLKKLVDMVDHPNLRGMFDPHHANIEEKSFADAIETIAPVMTHVHISENDRGTPGSGNVAWDEVFGSIAKTGYDGWYYIEAFSRDDLDFANAINVWREFNPRMDICRDGYAFTKAMIEKHAL
- a CDS encoding TIM barrel protein codes for the protein MSWKLHNAMWPGLVGKEEGSAEPPISFEKMLGMTAAAEVNGGGYDGIDMFLYFPHLDIDAPEDEIRKLADSIAEKNLKVGTVVAPIWQETGGGSSIGGREERARFVGSVAKACRYTGILREHGVRSYGSIRIDSAVGVKDWADNPAANTRLMAKTFQECGKVAADHDEVLVAEGEICWGGMHSWKDMLDLLEETGMPGRVGFQADLAHTYLYLLGYNAPEHALLSDSHSDDEFWSAYQAMTDKLRPWTYDFHVAQNDGTVHGSGSHDKTGRHCPADDPNGKLDVPRCSGYWLLDENGKQREEIQHICWDGCMFSNEVLLKQETWNTILGTMQQVNGL
- a CDS encoding IS110 family transposase codes for the protein MISLFIGIDRSDKCIDVHLLDQQGNDHSHAQILTDPHSLTAWANEILDLLPAGTSAALCIEQPCINLTGFFRRFPSFKLYLINPMILKRYRETFNISKAKDDKKDAHHLAKLLFEKHNVLKPWHAGDPTAAKLAVLTEKRRQLVVQRGSISNKLIQLLKDYYPQAFELYGKTIYAPLACAFLKKWPSLQAIQKATPASIERFYIQHSSRRPYLIERRLKLIDQAISITDDPSIIEPYSALTVAFAEQLSTISKNIQAFDKMISATVDSHPDAYIFQSLPGAGDQLSARLLAFFGNDRSKYRNVNAVLDHSGISPVTKQSGQHRVVHRRYSCPKFAHQTFVEWAGQTINKST